The nucleotide sequence AGAAATATAGTCTTTCTCAAATTTAGGTGAAATTTAGGTAAAGTAtcaaatcaaatacaaaatatcaGTTGAAGTGTGTAATTGAAGTAATTAGCTAGAGTGTGAAGACAGAGAAGCAGACGTACCAATTGCCCGTTGGCCAGCCAATTTGAAAAGCAGTGCTGcctaatgaattaattaatcaaagtaAAACATTAGTTAAGAGataattagaagaagaagaagtgcgGTGGCCTCAGGAGGAGCAGCTAGCGTGTGGGCGAGCGTACCCTTATAACTTGTGCGTGGGCCCTAATCATGCGTCGTCGCtgctctttctcttcttccttccccAAATCTAAGGTGTACCGAAAACGACGGGAAGCATTCAGCACCAGCGCCGCTTGCTGATCAGGGcaagaacaaacaaacaaacaacataacatgattaattctaaatcacCGCGTGAttaacaaaactaattaattaattcaaactACTGATGTAGCCCTTGAAATTACGTACCCTCCATCTCTTGAGCGTCTCGACGGGCGCATTCTTGGTGATGGCAATGTCGAAAGGATCGACGaagtcctcctcctcctcctcttggTGCTGGTCTTGGGGCCAGTCGCCGGCCTCCATGTCGCGGTCGCGGTCGCGGTCTCGGTCTCGGCCGTGGCCGGCCGGCCCTGCCGACGTCGAAGTCGTTTGATTGGGGGCAAAAGTCATTGCGCGCGGCAGAGAGAGATGGCGCCGCCGCCTCAACGAGAGGCCACAGCGTTACAGCGCTGCAGCAGCTAGCAGAAAGAGAATGAAACAACGGTGGCCTCCCGACCGGAAACCAGGCGAGTTTAGTTGAAGATAAATCAATGCGCGCAACAACCAGCAGCGAGGGATCGATGAAGATGCAATTCCATCGGCTTCTTCTATTGTtagcaaattaattaatgtctATCAAATTGAGAGGGCAAAATGCACGTCGAATCATTGCCGTTCGTATGTCCGTCGCCACTGCCGTTCATCTCTCCCCCGTTTTTCTCGCCTGAATCACACAATCATATCGTAGAAAACTTCTTCTCGATCGCCTTCACAtgcaatatttattaattatgaatatttttttctcttattttttattttttattttttattttttttataatataagttATTAGCTGGGTTctcatatcaaaaaataaataaataaataaattctttttaagagATTTATcgattataaataatttttactccAAATTTatctcacattttttaaaattcactgACGATTGAGAACAAGtgaatataaataacaaacttacaataagagacaattacaaacaaatcaCTAACGATTGAGAATTCTATCAGCCAGTACACTTCCAACACTTCGAATATTCTCACtattgtttgaatgctctatcaagtttgttctcaATCTTGAGCCTTCATACCTACCCTATAtgtatacatcttccaaacacactagccattaaaaaaaatgttaatataaagtttgaaattcaaaaaatgttcaggttttctcaaacaataagaaaacatgtctcacatttaattcaaaataaatttaatttttacatgagaaatcaatatttgaaaattcaagtataaacttttgagacataaatgattaaaataataaaacatgtctaaaagtaattatcttttaattcaaaataaatttaatttttatattagtaaaataaaacatatataaaatcaattctcctttaattcaatatttgaaaattcaaatataagtttttgagatataaatgattaaaacaataaaatatgtctaaaagcaattatattttaattcaaaataaatttactttttacatgaataagagaaaacatgtctcaaaacaattctcctttaattcaaattaaatttactttATACATGACTAagaaaatgcatttatcaagatatataaaaatttaaatataaacttttgagacataaatgatcaaaataaggaaacgtgtctaaagacaatccacctttaattcaaaataaatttactctttgtacccactttaattcaaaataaatttatattttacataaaaaaaatatatttatatcatacaaatatttttgttatcatcaaaatcatatttacttgcTCTTGAACTTAATAAATTCAATaacaatggtataaaaaggataagcttataaaaataataagataaaggCTTAGTTTGGCTATGCATTCTTGGAGACCGTTTTTAAGCTTTGTAACTTTCAAATtgtttaaagtttttaaattataaggttgtttggcttatcaatttttttcatagctTTTAAGATATTTAGTTTTCAAGTTAAAAGTTAGATAATGTTTAAACTGATAATGTATTTAGATAAATGTGATTTTAAGctatcaattaatatttatgtatttggtttgaaagagttgataagctatcaaaacttgacaaaaataccaaaatagacatgatattgaattatgtaaatttttattattaaatgttaaaaaattatacataattattaaaaatatattaatacaatattattatatatattatatatgttatatataataataatatatattattttgtgttatatatatacatatagcatatattatgtttattgtttatatatttttatatatatatataacacacaCATGTTGCATGCAACGAAAAGAACAATGGTCGATGGGGGCGACGGCGATGGTTGATGATGGCGGGCGAAAGAAGTTGAAATGGAACCCAACGGCGGCTTGCAGTAGCCTAGCTGGACGACGACGAATCTGGAGGAAGGACGACGGTGATAGTAATGGCCAAAAGCGAATGAAAGATGATGGGAGAAGAGagcaaagaaggagaagaagatgtaaCTTAAGGGCAAAATAGTATTTTCGCCAATCAACTATGTAGTGATTGTAAAGAGAAATTCTATTCAGAACCCGAAAATTTACTCTTCAAAACCCACgtcccatcaaaattttcaataattttaatatacctctTTTACCCCCACAACCCACAACAAACTCTCTtctccgatcacctctcatcCCCAGCCAtcacctaaatatataaatacgcaCTCacacatacttatatatatatatatacacacatagcATTGTcgcggcggccatggcagccgtgACCATGCAacccagcacacacacacatatatacacttacacacctatataaatatatatatacacactcacacacttatatatatatacaagttccatggccgcggccatggtagCCGCGACCATGGCGGTGTGGGGGTTTCTGCAATCCCTGCCCCGCACTGCGAGGTGCGGGAGTTTttgaaatccccgcacctcgcggtacGAGGGTTTCAGCaacccccgcacctcgcggtgcagGGAATCAAGCCTTCCCCTGCTGGGAAGGcttgattaaatttgttttattttaattaaatttgttttattttatttcttttattttaattaaatttgttttattataaaaaataatataaataaattttaaatatctgtattttaagtaattataaattaactaattttaaatcattgtaattaagtgttgaatttttaatacttaaaaaaatttaaaatttattttattgaattacttaaaaatacgcatatctaaaaatcctattatcatttaaaataattttttttaaatatatatatcgttacctaattcaataagataaatttaaaaatcctatcatcatttaaaatatattctttttaaatatatgtaattataaaaaaaatatattttaaatgatgatagaatttttagatatgtgtatcttcaagtaatttaataagataaattaattgattttaaattcttttaagtattaaaaattcaacaccatgatttaaaatttaaaattagttaaattataattacttaaaatgcataaatttaaaaattatttatttgtattattttttaattttattttattataataaaaattttaattaaaataaaaataaaaaaatataaaaagtcttcCCAACTGCTGGCAGTCGGGGAAACCTAGCTTTCCCAATTGCTGGCAGTCGGGGATTTCAGcaatccccgcacctcgcggtgcgggggttgtTGAAACTctcgcaccgcgaggtgcgggaaTTGCTGAAATCctcgcacctcgcggtgcgggggttgtTGAAACTCCCGCACCACGAGGTGCGGAGATTGCTGAAATCCCTGCACCTCACGGTGCGAGGGTTGCTAAAAACCTCTGCACCACGAGGTGCGGAGGTTTTCATGGCCGCGGCTGCCATAGCCGCGACcatgcttttgtgtgtgtgagtgtgtgtgtatatatatatatatatgtgtgtgtgttgggttgcgtgtgtgtgtgtatatatatatatatatatatacagagcatggtcgcggccatgcaactagcaagctcacacacacactcatatatatatatatgtatgtgtttgtgtgtatatgatgtaGGAGGAAAAGAGAGATGCGAGATGATAGTCGGCgatgagaggtgatcggagaAGAGGGTTAGTTGTGGGGGgataaaatagatattttaaaattattagaaattttgatAGGACGTGGGTTATAAAGAGTAATTTTTCGGATTCGCGATATAATTTCCCGATTGTAAAATGCTATTACAATCACTTTTAAAGCTACATAGCTTTTAAGCTAATTGTTATTGTCAAACACTTCATTATAAAAATGCCATATAACTTATAACCTTCATAAACCGCTAAGCCAAATAGCCTTTAGATAATGTTTAAATTGATaaatgtttggataaatatgtttttaagctATCAGTTAaaagttatgtgtttgatttgtaaaAACTAATAAGCtgttataatttgaaaaaaagactaaaatagacacggtgtcaaaaaatataaataaaactttaaaaaatattattttttaataaaataatttataaattgatgtttaattattaaatacttacaattacatgttaataaattatatataattattaaaaatatattaatacaatactttatatataaatttagatttaattcatataaatttttaatatatgttgaatattatataaaatttattattttcatatatatatatatttatatatataaaaatttgattatttacgGCTCCAGCCTATTTATTAAGTgagtatttgtatatatatttatatgtatgtatatatatttatatattcatctAGATCTGCGTGAGACGGAGATCTGGCTTCCGACGCTGGGCGCCTTGCAACTCTAGGCAATGACAACAACCATGGCTTCGTCAAGATTCGATGATGGCGTTGGGAGGCGATGATTGTGGCTTCGTCGAGATCCGACGACGATGTTGGGCTGCGACTGTGTTAAACGACTTGCAGTGTTGGGCAGCAACGACGACAACGATTGTTTACGGAGGAAAAGATTTAGCACGACGATAAATGGATGAGGTGTTGAAGGGAAGATGTAAATATTGGAAACATAGGAGGGAAAAATCATAAATGAATTGATCAAGAAGCTCTCTGCAACGTTTTTGCAAAAATTGGTGCTCGATGGCTTTCTACAAATACTATTAGATAAGCGTTTAAGCTCtttagcttttaagttattaGGATGtcaaataagtaaataaattagttaCTTATAAGTTCAACTAATAGCTTATAAACGGTCAAACATAGTACAATTAAAAAGTTGAAAAAGCGCTTTTAAATGGGCTTAGGGTAGGATTATGGGCTCAATATCAAGCCCAACCCAAGCCCAACTTAATGGGCTTAAAAGAATATCCAATTGTACGGCCCATAGGCCCAGGAGCCGATCCAGGTTGGAGCCCAAGCCCTCCTTTTATCAACGGTCGTGATTTACTTACGTCCAGAATATAAATTCGAGCGGTTGGATGATTTAAGGCCGAAGACGAACTAACCCTACAAAACCCTACACTTCACCGTGTCTGCCCCTGGCCTTCTTAGACTCCGCAGGGAAACCCTGATACCAGTGCTGCCGGCAGTTCCATCTTCTTCAGCACTCATGTGAGTAGAAGGTTTAATGTCTTACGTTTCTCTTTGATTCGGATCAGCTTTCGACTGATCCTGTTCTCGTTGTGTTAATCTGTGGTGCGTTATACGTCTGCTCTGTGAAGGTCTACCTGCTTTGAATCATTTGTGTCATTGATGTCTGTTACTCCTTTGACTTGATAATAGACATGTGTGTTGTATGTACGTAGTCCTTCAGAATTGATTCAGAATAATACATCTGCTTGGTGGCAAATTTAGGAAAGCAATAGAAGATAGGTTTATTGTTTTGATGTGTATGTGAAATGCTTTACCTGTAAAATAAAACTGCCCTGCGTCGCTAAGGGACCGTCCTTTCATGTTAAAAATGTCTGTTTGCTTTTGTTGTTGATCTAGGGTTCATTAGTCGAGATTTATTTTTTACGTATATATACTGCAGTTTAATTTGATCACATACATGGTTGATGGTGGATACAATTTGTGGTGGTTGGAAGAATTTTACCACGTTTTATGTACTTATATGGTTGTGTATTTGCTGTGTGGCCTGTAGAGAGATGGCCGAAGCACAAACAAAGGAAGGGCCTTTTGTTCCGGAGTCAGTTTTGAAGAAGCAGAAGAGGAACGAGGAATGGGCTCTTAAGAAGAAGGAAGAGCTCGCAgttgtgaagaagaagaacgcTGTGAACAGGAAGCTGAGCTATAACAGAGCCAAGCTATATGCAAAGGGGTATGAGGAGCAGGTAACTTCATATATACACTATATTGATAAAACCTAGATTTTTAGATGTtaccttattttaattttttgaaatctcATTTTTATGTGCCATGTAGCAAAAGGAGCTAGTTCGGTTGAAGCGTGAAGCAAGAATGAAAGGGGGCTTCTATGTTGATCCTGAAGCTAAGCTTTTGTTCATAATTCGTATTAGAGGGTTTGTATCTCTGTTATTTAAAGTTATACATCAACTGTTTGCTTGGTGGTAGTTCCATTTTCACTGATTTGTCTTGGCATTTGGCCTTTTCAGTATAAACGCCATGCACCCAAAGACAAGGAAGATATTGCAGCTCTTGCGTCTGAGGCAGGTAAGTTGTCTGTGCCCtttatttgtttaataaaaCTGTTTGCTGAGACACTGGCTCTGGTTCTTTTTTTCCTACTTGTGCATTTACACCTGCCCTGAAGATAAGGTTTGAATTCTTAGATGGCATACATCCAGAAATGTTTGTGAATCATTTGTAAAATGGTTACAAATGGTTagttatttcattttttcctttcttgtgAATGCTGCTCCTATTGTGTACTAATTCAACACATAACTACAGGATCCAATGTTATCCTTATAAGCTGGTTGTCTTGCATATTGACACTTTTGTCTCTCACATTGGACACTAGGTAAAATTGAGAGGAATGGTATATAATCCCAGCATTAATTGGTGTTTGCCTGCGTCCGTATTGTTATGGATTTGAGAACTATTTTTTGGGTCTACAACTAGATAAACAATGTGATTCCATTATTTAGttttgagaattgtttttaaaaattgatttctAAACACACTACTTTTATGAAACAATAATATGATTTTGCTATTTTTGTATATTGTTATAAtatgataatgaaaaatatgtgaaaacaaagatgttttgaaaatttttataggtATTTATGTTTCTGATGTCATTGTGTTGAACTTTTGGTTGATACGGAAAGCAGCCTTTGGATGTGAagaatatgtatgtatgatgAAGGATGCAACATATCATGTCCATCATTTGGGAGACCTTCATGCTGAGGCAAAATTCGATCTAGTTGATAGGGATAAGATGTGCTTGCAGTGACAGAAGGGAATTTCAGGGATCAATGATAGGATGGTTGTTATTGAAGTTTCTTGCAGGGAGATTTGGCTCTTTGGAGAagctattttttttctccttatgATGTGGGGATGTGTAGAGGGTTACTATGAATGTGTGACTTGGGCAGGGCATTATTGCGAGGCTGTGAAATGACTTTTGTGCTTAATTTTCATGGCCGGTGAGAGGAGTTTAGTTGATAATTGGTGTGGTCATAGGCCTTTGAACGATTTGTTTCCTAATCTTTTGGGAGGAAGTCATCCTAGCTGTTTTTTGGGAACATTCATTTGGCACCAGAGTTGAGGATTGTACAGCACAGGCGACTCGTGTCCTTAAAACAGTTTTTCTAGTGATTTTTCATTAAAGCTACCTAACAAAGATTGGGGAGGACTGAGAGGTGTGGCAGGTAAGGTTGGAAGTGGGTCCTTTTTGGGCTCGTTTTTATAGTTCTTTTTGAATACAAGGGCCTATGTACCTTGAAAGCCATTGAGGAAATCTGAGAAATCATACTGTGTTCCAGGGTGTTAAATGCTCTATTCAACATTTGAAATGAAATCtcctttatttatattttttttcttaggaAATGTTCttttttggtgtttttgttgctctattttctcctattttttaggTGATGGATGAGTTGTGGAACATCATAGAGATACAGGATGTGTTTCTTCTATCAAGGAAGAAAAAACAATAGGATTTTTGTTTGGTTGTATATGTTTCTTAGCACTTTTGGTCTTTCAGCATGATACTTGTCTACGGAATCTAGTTAAAATTCCTGTGTGTTTGTCTAAAATGTAAAGGGTTCTTGTAATGCAGATTTTCAATGGTGTATTCCTTAAAGTAAACAAAGCTACCATGAACATGCTGCATAGGGTTGAACCTTACGTGACCTATGGGTATGGATCTCACTCTTTCTACTTTCAGTGATGCCAATGATAAATTTTGTGAACTTGTCATTCCAAATTCTTTCATTATTCTTGTTTTCAGTTACCCTAATTTGAAGAGTGTGAGGGAATTGATTTACAAAAGGGGTTTTGGCAAGCTAAACAAACAGCGGATTGCCTTGACTGACAATTCAATCATTGAGCAGGTTGGTCTGTTTGTATTGTGTTGTAGTATCCACTATCTAACCCCGTGGTATCATCTAACATGCTTCTCATACCGCAGGGTTTGAGAAACCATGGAATTATATGCATTGAAGATCTTATCCATGAGATCATGACAGTTGGGCCTCACTTTAAGGAGGCTAACAACTTCCTTTGGCCTTTCAAACTGAAGGCACCTTTGGGTggtctaaaaaagaaaagaaaccacTATATTGAAGGAGGAGACGCAGGGAATCGTGA is from Diospyros lotus cultivar Yz01 chromosome 2, ASM1463336v1, whole genome shotgun sequence and encodes:
- the LOC127795818 gene encoding 60S ribosomal protein L7-4-like, with amino-acid sequence MAEAQTKEGPFVPESVLKKQKRNEEWALKKKEELAVVKKKNAVNRKLSYNRAKLYAKGYEEQQKELVRLKREARMKGGFYVDPEAKLLFIIRIRGINAMHPKTRKILQLLRLRQIFNGVFLKVNKATMNMLHRVEPYVTYGYPNLKSVRELIYKRGFGKLNKQRIALTDNSIIEQGLRNHGIICIEDLIHEIMTVGPHFKEANNFLWPFKLKAPLGGLKKKRNHYIEGGDAGNREDYINELIRRMN